One stretch of Falco naumanni isolate bFalNau1 chromosome 7, bFalNau1.pat, whole genome shotgun sequence DNA includes these proteins:
- the SRP14 gene encoding signal recognition particle 14 kDa protein, with amino-acid sequence MVLLESEQFLTELTRLFQKCRTSGSVFITLKKYDGRTKPVPRKGHAESFEPADNKCLLRATDGKKKISTVVSSKEVNKFQMAYSNLLRANMDGLKKKDKKSKNKKSKATQ; translated from the exons aTGGTGCTGCTGGAGAGCGAGCAG TTCCTGACGGAGCTTACCAGgctttttcagaagtgcagGACTTCGGGGAGCGTTTTCATAACGCTGAAGAAAT ATGATGGCCGAACAAAACCAGTCCCGCGGAAAGGCCACGCAGAAAGTTTTGAACCAGCAGACAATAAGTGTCTTCTGAGAGCAACtgatggaaagaagaaaatcagcacAGTG GTGAGCTCAAAGGAAGTAAATAAATTCCAGATG GCATATTCAAATTTGCTGAGAGCTAACATGGATGgcttgaagaaaaaagacaagaaaagcaaaaacaagaAGAGTAAAGCAACACAGTGA